The following proteins are co-located in the Procambarus clarkii isolate CNS0578487 chromosome 4, FALCON_Pclarkii_2.0, whole genome shotgun sequence genome:
- the LOC138370972 gene encoding mucin-4-like, whose amino-acid sequence MVSHSIQVIDSHSTKHMVSHCTQVMMSHSSQVTVSHSTQVMVLHSTQIMVSHSTQIMVSHSTQVIVSYSTQVMVSHSTQVMVSHSTQVIVSHSTQVIKSHYTKVMVSHSTHVIESHSSKVMV is encoded by the coding sequence ATGGTGTCACATTCCATACAAGTTATTGATTCACATTCCACAAAACATATGGTGTCACATTGCACACAAGTTATGATGTCACATTCCTCACAAGTTACAGTATCACATTCCACACAAGTTATGGTATTACATTCCACACAAATTATGGTGTCACATTCCACACAAATTATGGTATCACATTCCACACAAGTTATAGTGTCATATTCAACACAAGTTATGGTATCACATTCCACACAAGTTATGGTATCACATTCCACACAAGTTATAGTATCACATTCTACACAAGTTATAAAGTCACATTACACAAAAGTTATGGTATCACATTCTACACACGTAATAGAGTCACATTCCTCAAAAGTTATGGTATAA